One Cydia splendana chromosome 23, ilCydSple1.2, whole genome shotgun sequence DNA window includes the following coding sequences:
- the LOC134801840 gene encoding uncharacterized protein LOC134801840 → MAPYSILLLFLVATTTASPITTGDVLTTTTNSTASEDLLIITENFFLETNVKYTGQHDIVNIIVPLNKINFEDDDEERYNNDITIFFVEADLNDKGERKDQGLYVLKNGKATKILDNGRDATALNDDSTKVYLGASDGIYVYDDTNGKTNKYGTLTDNIIQIEADNKTGVIYFLTNDHEVFSVADEGKKKNKVNLKDVREIAIDYNSNLYYYDNNKDLYLCNLNHGGVQKIEGIPSRNSIKLIRPMFAQEDGVFAIIDDVIYLLNADRTAEKSKGSLEVKPSAYAPEATLIHYYALDKKIYEFNVLAIISPELEELKDFLNDKKNEIQNIATKSRSSFGA, encoded by the coding sequence ATGGCGCCTTACTCGATCCTGCTACTGTTTCTAGTGGCTACCACAACAGCATCTCCTATAACCACTGGAGATGTGCTAACTACCACCACGAACTCTACTGCTAGTGAAGACTTGCTGATAATAACGGAAAACTTCTTTCTCGAAACCAACGTCAAATATACTGGACAGCACGATATCGTCAACATTATCGTACCTCTCAACAAAATAAACTTCGAAGATGATGACGAAGAGcgatacaacaatgatataacAATTTTCTTTGTTGAAGccgatttaaatgataaaggcGAAAGAAAAGATCAGGGATTATACGTCCTCAAAAACGGTAAAGCCACTAAAATACTAGATAATGGAAGGGACGCTACAGCTTTAAATGACGATAGTACAAAGGTATATCTTGGTGCGTCTGACGGTATTTATGTATACGACGATACAAATGGTAAAACTAATAAGTACGGAACTCTCACTGATAATATAATCCAAATAGAGGCTGATAATAAAACAGGCGTCATATATTTTCTAACAAACGACCATGAAGTATTCTCTGTCGCTGACGAaggaaaaaagaaaaataaagttAACCTTAAAGATGTTAGAGAAATCGCCATTGATTATAATAGCAATCTGTATTATTATGATAATAATAAAGACTTGTACCTGTGTAACCTAAACCATGGTGGTGTCCAGAAAATTGAAGGTATACCAAGTCGAAACAGTATCAAACTGATCCGACCAATGTTTGCTCAAGAGGATGGCGTTTTTGCTATTATAGATGATGTTATATATTTGCTGAACGCTGATAGGACTGCAGAGAAAAGTAAAGGAAGTTTAGAAGTAAAACCATCCGCATATGCCCCTGAAGCTACGTTAATACATTATTATGCACTTGACAAAAAAATATACGAATTCAATGTGCTAGCAATTATTAGTCCGGAACTTGAAGAGTTGAAAGACTTTTTAAATGACAAGAaaaatgaaatacaaaatattGCGACGAAGTCAAGAAGTTCCTTTGGGGCGTGA